Genomic segment of Candidatus Eisenbacteria bacterium:
AGTGCCCTCGAATCCGCCTTGGCGAATCCACAGAACCGACTCGCCTATTCTGAAGGGTCAGTTCCCGACTACTTCGACCTCGCAACTCAATACGCGTCCTCTTTGACGCGCAACCATCCATTCCAAGACGGCAACAAGCGAGTCGCGTTCACGGTGGCCGCTGCCTTTCTTGAAATGAATGGGTTCCGCTTGGATGGTCTGGAAGCTGACGCCGTCAAGATGGTCGAAGCCCTCTCGACTCGCGAAGTCAACGAAGCTGTATTCGCCGATTGGCTGCGCGCCAATTCTGCTCCCATTCCCAAGCCGAAGAAGTCTCCGCGATCCACTCCGAGACTCTCCGCGATC
This window contains:
- a CDS encoding type II toxin-antitoxin system death-on-curing family toxin, with amino-acid sequence MKPRWVPKAAVLAIHEALLAEHGGSPGLLNESALESALANPQNRLAYSEGSVPDYFDLATQYASSLTRNHPFQDGNKRVAFTVAAAFLEMNGFRLDGLEADAVKMVEALSTREVNEAVFADWLRANSAPIPKPKKSPRSTPRLSAINPPRSRRKTKRR